One genomic window of Fusarium verticillioides 7600 chromosome 2, whole genome shotgun sequence includes the following:
- a CDS encoding STE/STE20/YSK protein kinase, protein MADREHEVDDANEALDPELLYSKEYCIGGGSFGKVYKGVDKRTGQAVAIKVIDIESAEDEVEDIIQEIAILSELQSPYVTKYYGSYAKGAELWIVMEFCSGGSCADLMKPGLIGEDYIAIIVRELLMGLDYLHTDKKLHRDVKAANVLLSSNGQVKLADFGVSGQLSATMTKKNTFVGTPFWMAPEVIKQSGYDHKADIWSLGITALELANGEPPYADIHPMKVLFLIPKNPPPRLEGNFTKAFKDFIELCLQRDPKDRPTAKEMLRHPFIRRAKRTTYLTELIERHQRWAATHKGEDDDNWDSANSGRAPLERERVDEDMWDFGTVRLVGERGGIVNRPGLNQLDENATNARASRPLESEEDYGEQRRDASPIKSRDFALQSLETVKANPGSRQSSPQRKAVPQSQYQQPLPSPTRALPQTPLKLPPPRDNAETPRPLRITPPATVQESPDYDRELQSQLQRDIGMLNLDYEPQTERKASPQIQQVQPPQWTLPPAPPAHQQRPTTTKQMSLPEIPPYRPNQAPTQQRVPSLQHTSMPQTTSVPQIHTPLPGGAQGPRPLPSKAGSPSPSEFNTPSAFPTPAPANPDGELDALNDVIFPALEEALKRRQINLQQMYKPGQNPAQLTPQQQRAEASHEKLRKLVYKLAHVCKEIDHYDKAEPVGMGREVGSFLEGLLEEILVRVEPLDEDEEVPVS, encoded by the exons ATGGCAGATCGCGAGCACGAGGTTGACGACGCGAATGAAGCACTTGACCCAGAGCTTCTCTACTCCAAGGAATACTGCATTG GTGGTGGCAGTTTCGGTAAAGTATACAAAGG AGTCGATAAACGAACGGGCCAAGCTGTAGCGATCAAGGTTATTGATATAGAGAGTGCTGAAGACGAGGTCGAGGATATTATCCAAGAAATCGCCATTCTGTCCGAGCTACAATCACCATATGTCACCAAGTACTATGGATCCTATGCGAAAGGTGCCGAGTTATGGATCGTAATGGAGTTTTGTTCGGGAGGAAGCTGTGCCGACTTAATGAAGCCGGGATTGATTGGAGAGGACTACATCGCCATCATTGTGCGTGAGTTGCTCATGGGTTTGGATTATCTTCACACAGACAAGAAGCTACATCGAGATGTCAAAG CTGCCAACGTGCTTCTTAGCAGCAATGGCCAAGTCAAACTCGCCGATTTTGGTGTGTCAGGTCAGCTTTCTGCTACCATGACCAAGAAAAATACATTTGTCGGAACACCTTTTTGGATGGCCCCAGAGGTCATTAAGCAATCTGGGTATGATCATAAGGCCGATATTTGGTCTCTTGGTATTACAGCTCTCGAATTGGCCAACGGAGAGCCTCCTTATGCCGATATTCATCCTATGAAAgttctctttctcatccccAAGAACCCCCCGCCACGATTAGAAGGCAATTTCACCAAAGCATTCAAAGATTTCATCGAGTTGTGCCTCCAGAGAGATCCTAAAGACCGACCAACAGCCAAGGAGATGCTGCGACACCCGTTTATTAGAAGGGCAAAGCGGACAACTTACCTGACTGAGCTTATCGAGAGGCATCAGCGCTGGGCAGCTACTCATaagggagaggatgatgacaactGGGATTCGGCTAACAGTGGACGAGCTCCACTAGAACGTGAGCGTGTTGACGAAGATATGTGGGATTTCGGCACCGTGAGACTTGTTGGTGAGCGTGGCGGCATTGTCAATCGACCAGGTCTTAACCAACTGGACGAGAATGCAACAAACGCACGCGCTTCTAGACCACTAGAGAGCGAGGAAGACTATGGCGAGCAACGACGAGACGCAAGCCCAATCAAGTCAAGGGATTTCGCCCTTCAATCccttgagactgtcaaggccaacccAGGCTCAAGGCAGTCTAGCCCCCAGCGAAAGGCAGTTCCTCAATCTCAGTATCAGCAGCCGCTCCCATCACCTACGAGGGCACTACCCCAGACTCCCCTGAAGCTCCCTCCTCCAAGGGATAACGCCGAGACTCCTCGCCCATTGAGAATAACCCCCCCTGCAACAGTACAGGAGTCTCCAGATTATGATCGGGAGTTACAAAGCCAACTACAGCGTGATATTGGTATGCTCAATCTGGATTATGAACCACAAACTGAGAGGAAAGCAAGTCCACAGATTCAGCAGGTCCAGCCACCGCAATGGACGTTACCCCCTGCTCCTCcggctcatcaacaacggcCAACGACTACCAAGCAGATGAGTCTACCTGAGATACCTCCATATAGGCCAAACCAAGCTCCTACGCAGCAAAGGGTACCTTCATTACAGCATACTTCAATGCCTCAGACAACTTCTGTTCCCCAGATACACACTCCCCTCCCAGGGGGTGCTCAGGGCCCTCGACCTCTTCCATCAAAGGCCGGGTCACCCAGTCCGTCCGAGTTCAACACACCATCGGCATTCCctacaccagcaccagccaaTCCCGATGGGGAGCTGGATGCTCTGAACGATGTCATATTCCCAGCCCTGGAGGAGGCGCTTAAGAGGCGACAGATCAACTTGCAGCAGATGTATAAGCCAGGACAAAACCCAGCTCAACTGACACCCCAACAACAACGCGCCGAGGCTTCTCACGAAAAGTTACGAAAATTGGTTTATAAGCTGGCGCATGTCTGCAAAGAGATTGACCATTATGACAAGGCTGAACCTGTTGGAATGGGCAGAGAGGTTGGCAGTTTTCTGGAGGGGCTTCTGGAGGAGATTCTGGTGAGAGTCGAGCCTttggatgaggacgaggaagtACCCGTTTCGTGA
- a CDS encoding isocitrate dehydrogenase [NAD] subunit 1, mitochondrial: protein MLSRGSLRSAQLLRGVAKQQPQLARSFATVQSDIFKPAKFGGKYTVTLIPGDGIGTEVAESVKTVFKADNVPVEWEQIEVSGLEGAGRTEDAFRESVASLKRNKLGLKGILHTPISRSGHQSFNVAMRQELDIYASISLIKNIPGYETRHKDVDLCIIRENTEGEYSGLEHQSVDGVVESLKIITRAKSERIAKFAFSFALANGRSKVTCIHKANIMKLADGLFRSTFHQVAKDYPTLEVNDMIVDNASMQAVSRPQQFDVMVMPNLYGGILSNIGAALVGGPGIVPGCNMGREVAVFEPGCRHVGLDIKGKDQANPTAMLLSGSMLLRHLGLDEHANRISKATYAVIAEGKVRTPDMGGSSTTHEFTKAILDKLETV, encoded by the exons ATGTTGtctcgaggatctcttcGATCGGCCCAG CTGCTGCGCGGCGTCGCCAAGCAACAACCCCAGCTCGCCCGATCCTTCGCCACCGTCCAGtccgacatcttcaagcccGCCAAGTTCGGCGGCAAGTACACCGTCACCCTCATCCCCGGTGACGGTATCGGTACCGAGGTTGCCGAGTCCGTCAAGACCGTCTTCAAGGCCGACAACGTCCCCGTTGAGTGGGAGCAGATCGAGGTCTCCGGTCTCGAGGGCGCCGGCCGAACCGAGGATGCTTTCCGCGAGTCGGTCGCTTCTCTTAAGCGCAACAAGCTCGGTCTCAAGGGTATCCTTCACACCCCCATCAGCCGATCCGGCCACCAGAGCTTCAACGTCGCCATGCGTCAGGAGCTCGACATCTACGCCAGCAtcagcttgatcaagaacatccCCGGCTACGAGACCCGCCACAAGGACGTCGACCTGTGCATCATCCGAGAGAACACCGAGGGTGAGTACTCTGGTCTCGAGCACCAGAGCGTCGACGGTGTCGTCGAGTCCCTCAAGATCATAACCCGCGCCAAGTCCGAGCGTATCGCCAAGTTCGCCTTCTCTTTCGCTCTCGCCAACGGCCGATCCAAGGTTACCTGCATCCACaaggccaacatcatgaagcttgCCGATGGTCTTTTCCGCAGCACCTTCCACCAGGTCGCCAAGGACTACCCTACCCTCGAGGTCAACGACATGATTGTCGATAACGCCTCCATGCAGGCCGTTTCTCGACCTCAGCAGTTCGACGTCATGGTCATGCCTAACCTTTACGGTGGTATCCTGTCCAACATTGGTGCCGCTCTCGTTGGTGGCCCTGGTATCGTCCCTGGCTGCAACATGGGCCGTGAGGTCGCTGTTTTCGAGCCTGGTTGCCGTCACGTTggtcttgacatcaagggcaaggatcAGGCTAACCCTACTGCTATGCTCCTGTCCGGCAGCATGCTGCTGCGACACCTCGGCCTCGATGAGCATGCTAACcgcatctccaaggccacCTACGCTGTTATCGCCGAGGG CAAGGTCCGCACCCCCGACATGGGCGGCTCCTCCACCACCCACGAGTTCACCAAGGCCATCctcgacaagctcgagacTGTTTAA